A portion of the Aquamicrobium lusatiense genome contains these proteins:
- a CDS encoding ABC transporter ATP-binding protein, with protein MSAAATTGSQPLIEIRNVYKQYGTGVVAVRDMSLSIEDGQFVSFLGPSGCGKSTALRMIAGLSEVSAGSITVNGHAPGSGTGPQDVAFVFQEPTLMPWASVFDNVYLPLRLGGMSRAQATPRVEEVLAQVGLSKFAKAYPRELSGGMKMRVSIARAIVTKPRLLLMDEPFAALDEMTRFKLNNDVLRLWQEHGLTVIFVTHSVYESVYLSNRVVVMAARPGRVVADIAIPGSYPRADNFRTTREYTESCEIVSDALNQTLGNDDINH; from the coding sequence ATGAGCGCAGCAGCTACGACAGGTTCGCAGCCACTGATCGAAATCAGGAACGTCTACAAGCAATACGGTACGGGGGTGGTGGCTGTCCGCGACATGTCGCTCTCCATCGAGGACGGGCAGTTCGTCAGCTTCCTTGGACCGTCGGGCTGTGGCAAGAGCACCGCGCTGCGCATGATTGCAGGCCTGTCGGAAGTGTCCGCCGGCTCTATCACCGTGAATGGCCATGCGCCGGGCAGCGGCACCGGCCCGCAGGATGTCGCCTTCGTGTTTCAGGAGCCGACACTCATGCCGTGGGCATCCGTGTTCGACAATGTCTACCTGCCGCTGCGGCTTGGCGGCATGTCACGTGCACAGGCAACGCCGCGCGTCGAGGAAGTTCTGGCGCAGGTGGGGCTGAGCAAGTTTGCGAAAGCCTATCCGCGCGAGCTTTCGGGCGGCATGAAGATGCGTGTCTCGATTGCGCGCGCCATCGTGACCAAGCCCCGTCTGCTGCTGATGGACGAGCCCTTCGCAGCGCTCGACGAAATGACCCGCTTCAAGCTCAACAACGACGTTCTGCGCCTGTGGCAGGAACATGGGCTGACCGTGATCTTCGTGACCCACAGCGTTTATGAGTCGGTCTATCTGTCCAACCGCGTCGTGGTGATGGCTGCCCGACCGGGGCGCGTCGTCGCCGATATCGCTATTCCGGGAAGCTATCCCCGTGCGGATAATTTCCGCACCACCCGCGAATATACCGAAAGCTGTGAAATCGTTTCCGACGCGCTCAATCAGACGCTCGGAAATGACGACATCAACCATTGA
- a CDS encoding FAD-binding oxidoreductase: MNVATKPVRAYDWAAFRSEIDGIRVYDDPKQVELRSRDYFWYSPILSEDIGHFVGDLVVIPADEDQVRRVAAAAAKLRIPITIRGGGTGNYGQCVPLEGGIILDMTKIDKVLSIEPGRVRVQAGARISRLDDAVRETGQELLMYPSTRRIATIGGFFTGGSGGIGSLRHGMLRDDGNIYSVKVMTVEPEPKIIELHGHDIQKVQHAYGTNGIVMELEIGLTKATDWIHTAALFESYDATLRFCLKALDDKLDCYLLTTVDRRFSRFYTKFGDLFPADRDAVFAMIAPEEQARFAELVASFGGRVSFGMTQDALHAKGLQPAYECGWNHTTLQALKAEEGWTYLQVAYPRPFDPDVVLRQMERYGDDQYMHHEMARLEGEIQIFGLPLVRYKDRDDTYRVIRELEEKDGCDIYDPHAFTIEDGGMKEIDTMQIEFKKLADPFGLLNPGKTRGWTADMAAAD, translated from the coding sequence ATGAACGTCGCGACCAAGCCCGTGCGCGCCTATGACTGGGCCGCCTTCCGCAGCGAGATCGATGGCATCCGTGTCTACGACGATCCGAAGCAGGTTGAACTGCGTTCGCGCGATTATTTCTGGTACAGCCCCATCCTCAGCGAAGATATTGGCCATTTCGTGGGTGACCTCGTCGTCATCCCGGCCGATGAGGATCAGGTGCGCCGAGTGGCGGCAGCGGCCGCGAAACTGCGCATCCCGATCACCATTCGCGGTGGCGGCACCGGCAATTACGGCCAGTGCGTGCCGCTGGAAGGCGGCATCATTCTCGACATGACCAAGATCGACAAGGTGCTTTCGATCGAGCCGGGCCGCGTGCGCGTGCAGGCCGGCGCGCGCATCTCGCGGCTGGACGATGCCGTGCGCGAAACGGGACAGGAGCTTCTCATGTATCCGTCGACGCGTCGCATCGCCACCATCGGCGGCTTCTTCACTGGCGGCTCGGGCGGCATCGGCTCGCTGCGCCACGGCATGCTGCGCGACGATGGCAACATCTATTCGGTGAAGGTGATGACGGTGGAGCCGGAGCCGAAGATCATCGAACTGCATGGCCACGACATCCAGAAGGTGCAGCATGCCTATGGCACCAACGGCATCGTCATGGAGCTGGAGATCGGCCTGACGAAAGCGACCGACTGGATTCACACCGCAGCCCTCTTCGAGAGCTACGACGCGACGCTGCGTTTCTGCCTGAAGGCGCTGGACGACAAGCTGGACTGCTATCTGCTGACCACGGTGGATCGCCGCTTCTCGCGCTTCTACACCAAGTTCGGAGACCTGTTCCCGGCCGACCGCGATGCGGTGTTCGCAATGATCGCACCCGAAGAGCAGGCCCGCTTTGCCGAACTGGTGGCGTCGTTCGGCGGCCGCGTTTCGTTCGGCATGACGCAGGACGCGCTTCATGCAAAGGGATTGCAGCCCGCTTACGAATGCGGCTGGAACCACACCACCCTGCAGGCGCTGAAGGCCGAGGAAGGCTGGACCTATCTTCAGGTCGCCTATCCGCGCCCCTTCGACCCGGATGTGGTTCTGCGTCAGATGGAGCGCTATGGCGACGACCAGTACATGCATCATGAGATGGCGCGGCTGGAAGGCGAAATACAGATCTTCGGCCTGCCCCTGGTTCGTTACAAGGATCGCGACGATACCTACCGCGTCATCCGGGAGCTGGAGGAGAAGGACGGCTGCGACATCTACGATCCGCACGCCTTCACGATCGAAGATGGCGGGATGAAAGAGATCGACACCATGCAGATCGAATTCAAGAAGCTGGCCGATCCCTTTGGCCTGCTCAATCCCGGCAAGACACGTGGCTGGACGGCCGACATGGCCGCCGCAGACTGA
- the denD gene encoding D-erythronate dehydrogenase, with protein sequence MLHCLIIGAAGMLGDGLAKRLVKDGQIGGRKVGRMTLFDIVAANTPSAEEIGVTVETGDISLPETATDLIASRPDVIFHLAAIVSGEAERDFEKGYRINLDGTRHLFEAIRKAHEADGYCPRVVFTSSLAVFGSPLPDVIGDDYIITPRSSYGTQKAIGELLLADYSRRGFLDGIGIRLPTICIRPGKPNAAASGFFSGILREPLAGLPATLPVDTSVRHWFASPRAAIGFMAHAAAVSSELLTERRNMTMPGVSATVADEIEALRTTAGEAAVALIRHEKDPAIEAIISTWPQAFDAGQALSLGFEADESFEAIVRAYLEDYAPAVERAS encoded by the coding sequence ATGCTTCACTGCCTTATCATCGGCGCGGCCGGCATGCTCGGCGACGGGCTGGCAAAGCGCCTCGTGAAGGATGGCCAAATCGGCGGCCGCAAGGTCGGGCGGATGACGCTGTTCGACATCGTTGCTGCCAATACGCCTTCAGCTGAAGAAATTGGCGTAACGGTCGAGACCGGCGATATTTCATTGCCGGAAACGGCGACAGATCTCATCGCATCCCGCCCCGACGTGATCTTCCATCTGGCGGCCATCGTATCGGGCGAGGCGGAGCGGGATTTCGAGAAAGGCTATCGCATCAATCTGGACGGCACCCGCCATCTGTTCGAGGCTATCCGCAAGGCGCATGAGGCGGATGGCTATTGCCCGCGCGTGGTCTTCACCTCCTCGCTTGCCGTGTTCGGCTCGCCCCTGCCTGATGTCATCGGCGACGACTACATCATCACGCCGCGCTCCAGCTACGGCACCCAGAAGGCCATCGGCGAACTGCTTCTGGCCGATTACAGCCGGCGCGGTTTCCTCGATGGTATTGGCATCCGCCTACCCACCATCTGCATTCGCCCGGGAAAGCCGAATGCGGCGGCTTCCGGCTTCTTCTCCGGTATCCTGCGCGAGCCGCTGGCGGGTCTGCCTGCAACCTTGCCGGTCGACACCTCCGTGCGCCACTGGTTCGCCAGCCCGCGCGCGGCGATCGGCTTCATGGCCCATGCCGCGGCGGTCAGCAGCGAGTTGCTGACCGAGCGCCGCAACATGACGATGCCCGGTGTTTCGGCAACGGTGGCCGATGAGATCGAGGCGCTGCGCACCACGGCCGGTGAGGCCGCAGTTGCCCTCATCCGCCATGAGAAAGACCCGGCCATCGAGGCGATCATCTCCACCTGGCCGCAGGCATTCGACGCCGGTCAGGCGCTCAGCCTCGGCTTCGAGGCTGACGAGTCGTTCGAAGCCATCGTGCGCGCTTATCTTGAGGATTACGCACCGGCTGTGGAGCGCGCATCGTGA
- a CDS encoding ABC transporter substrate-binding protein has protein sequence MKSMLKVAMTAATLVVSTQFALALDKVTLGTNWLAQAGHGGFYQAVADGTYEKHGLDVTIEMGGPQVNNRPMLAAGRLDFLLTGNLLLSFHNTANDIPTTVIASFYQKDPQALMAHEGAYKDFQDLTNAPSVLMAKDTQYGFWRWLVNDFGFKDEQIRPYGYSLAQFLSDPKMVQQAYATAEPLYAQKEGAKVTTYLLADYGYSTYANTIETRLDLVENNPDLVQRFVDASIIGWNNFLYGDRSKAYELILKDNPDMSTETLDGEIEMLKKLEMIDSGDTLEKGIGAISLDRVKQFYDLAVKSGIVEDGKVDISKVATDAFVNKGVGLDVKKQLTP, from the coding sequence ATGAAAAGCATGCTCAAAGTGGCGATGACCGCCGCAACACTTGTGGTGTCCACGCAATTTGCTCTGGCGCTGGACAAGGTTACACTCGGCACCAACTGGCTGGCTCAGGCCGGCCATGGCGGCTTCTATCAGGCGGTGGCCGATGGCACTTATGAGAAGCATGGCCTCGACGTCACCATCGAAATGGGCGGCCCGCAGGTCAACAACCGCCCGATGCTGGCCGCCGGCCGGCTGGATTTCCTGCTGACGGGAAATCTGCTCTTGTCCTTCCACAACACGGCCAACGACATTCCGACAACCGTCATCGCTTCCTTCTACCAGAAGGACCCGCAGGCGCTGATGGCGCATGAAGGCGCCTACAAGGACTTTCAGGATCTGACCAATGCACCGTCGGTGCTGATGGCAAAGGACACCCAGTACGGTTTCTGGCGCTGGCTGGTCAACGATTTTGGGTTCAAGGACGAGCAGATCCGCCCCTATGGCTACAGCCTCGCCCAGTTCCTGAGCGACCCGAAGATGGTTCAGCAGGCCTATGCCACCGCCGAGCCGCTCTATGCGCAGAAGGAAGGTGCGAAGGTCACCACCTATCTGCTGGCAGACTACGGCTACAGCACCTACGCCAACACCATTGAAACGCGCCTCGATCTGGTCGAGAACAATCCGGATCTCGTTCAGCGCTTCGTGGATGCGAGCATCATCGGCTGGAACAATTTCCTCTATGGCGACCGCAGCAAGGCCTATGAGCTGATCCTCAAAGACAATCCCGACATGAGCACCGAGACGCTGGATGGCGAGATCGAGATGCTGAAGAAGCTGGAGATGATCGACAGCGGCGATACGCTGGAAAAGGGCATCGGCGCGATCTCGCTTGACCGCGTGAAGCAGTTTTACGACCTTGCAGTCAAATCTGGTATCGTCGAGGATGGTAAGGTCGATATTTCAAAGGTTGCGACTGACGCCTTTGTCAACAAGGGCGTCGGGCTCGACGTGAAGAAGCAGCTCACCCCATAA
- a CDS encoding creatininase family protein, whose protein sequence is MKRYWSDYTSEEFSRLDRGGIVAVLPVGATEQHGPHLPLSVDAAIVSGMVAAIVERLPETSRTLFLPTQPVGKSNEHARYPGTLTFSAQTLISMWCEIGACVAASGVRKMVLLNSHGGQISIMDIVARELRQRHGMMVFSVNWFGHGLPDGLYDEHETLHGIHAGDMETSVMLAMHPDLVVMDKAQNFSALTETFESEYRHIALSGAKPGWQMHDINPFGAAGNAAAATTEKGRQTIDYAADRLVEVLAEVERAPLTWLDNNPAWGEDTQ, encoded by the coding sequence TTGAAAAGATATTGGTCGGATTACACGAGCGAGGAATTTTCCCGGCTCGATCGTGGCGGCATCGTCGCGGTTCTGCCTGTTGGCGCTACGGAGCAACATGGGCCGCATCTGCCTTTGTCAGTGGATGCCGCGATCGTCAGCGGCATGGTGGCAGCCATTGTGGAGCGGCTGCCGGAAACGAGCCGGACGCTTTTTCTGCCCACGCAGCCGGTTGGCAAAAGCAATGAGCACGCTCGGTATCCCGGCACGCTGACCTTCTCCGCCCAGACGCTTATTTCAATGTGGTGCGAGATCGGTGCCTGCGTTGCCGCCAGCGGCGTTCGCAAGATGGTGCTGCTCAACAGCCATGGCGGGCAGATCAGCATCATGGATATCGTTGCGCGCGAGCTGCGCCAGCGCCATGGCATGATGGTGTTTTCGGTCAACTGGTTCGGGCACGGCCTGCCGGATGGCCTCTATGACGAGCATGAAACGCTGCATGGCATTCATGCCGGCGACATGGAGACGTCGGTGATGCTTGCCATGCACCCCGATCTGGTGGTGATGGACAAGGCGCAGAATTTTTCGGCTCTCACCGAAACCTTTGAAAGCGAATATCGTCACATCGCGCTGTCGGGCGCGAAGCCCGGCTGGCAGATGCATGACATCAACCCCTTCGGCGCTGCCGGCAACGCCGCCGCCGCGACGACCGAAAAAGGTCGCCAGACCATCGATTATGCAGCCGACCGTCTCGTCGAAGTGCTCGCCGAGGTGGAGCGCGCGCCTTTGACCTGGCTCGACAACAACCCGGCCTGGGGTGAGGACACGCAATGA
- a CDS encoding amidohydrolase family protein, with protein sequence MTKGHDIPRTDAPDGTLRLSGVGVAGLSGRHDIVVKNGFVAYVVPANPGDVGKASGGFVTPLLADVHVHLDKTHTIQRIKAGNPAPIQSLFDAIALMEEDRPNWTAADIRARAGRALEAAFAHGVGAVRSHVDWVTPDVPAAWPVLCELREEWKGRVDLQPAALVLGDIVPEAGSAIAARVAADRGVFGAFFYRNPDLATKVETMFSLAARHDLTLDFHVDEGLEPEADGLSLIIDAASRFGMAGRVLCGHACSLSLRAPDELERILAAGARAGVGLVVLPTTNLYLQDRGIGRTPRLRGLATLKEARAAGMEVMIASDNVGDAFYPYGDYDPLSILRLAVPSAHLEPDAWLDSITSLPARWCASNAFGPIEKGMQADFIWHGATDMGDLISRPRSERIVYRSGAPLLAANNDWRNA encoded by the coding sequence GTGACCAAAGGGCACGACATTCCACGCACAGACGCGCCGGACGGGACGTTGCGCCTGTCGGGCGTGGGCGTGGCCGGGCTTTCCGGGCGCCACGATATCGTGGTGAAGAACGGCTTTGTCGCCTATGTCGTTCCCGCAAACCCCGGCGATGTCGGGAAGGCTAGCGGCGGCTTCGTGACACCGCTGCTGGCCGATGTGCATGTGCATCTCGACAAGACCCACACCATCCAAAGGATCAAAGCCGGAAACCCGGCTCCGATCCAGTCCCTGTTCGATGCCATCGCGCTGATGGAAGAGGACCGGCCGAACTGGACCGCCGCCGATATCCGTGCGCGGGCAGGCCGCGCGCTGGAAGCAGCCTTCGCGCATGGCGTCGGTGCCGTTCGCAGCCACGTCGACTGGGTGACGCCGGACGTGCCGGCGGCATGGCCCGTGCTCTGCGAGCTGCGCGAGGAATGGAAAGGCCGTGTCGATCTGCAACCGGCAGCTCTCGTTCTGGGAGATATCGTACCCGAAGCCGGAAGCGCCATCGCCGCGCGGGTGGCGGCCGACAGGGGCGTGTTCGGTGCCTTCTTCTACCGCAACCCGGATCTGGCGACCAAGGTTGAAACCATGTTCAGCCTTGCCGCGCGCCATGATCTCACCCTCGATTTTCATGTCGATGAAGGACTGGAGCCGGAAGCCGACGGACTGTCGCTCATCATCGATGCCGCGTCGCGTTTCGGCATGGCCGGACGCGTGCTGTGCGGCCATGCCTGCTCCCTGTCGCTGCGTGCGCCGGACGAGCTGGAACGAATACTGGCGGCAGGCGCGCGCGCTGGCGTGGGGCTCGTGGTTCTGCCAACCACGAACCTTTACCTGCAGGATCGCGGCATCGGCCGCACGCCACGCCTGCGCGGCCTTGCCACACTGAAGGAGGCGCGCGCGGCGGGCATGGAGGTGATGATCGCTTCCGACAATGTCGGCGACGCCTTCTATCCGTATGGAGATTACGACCCGCTTTCCATTCTGAGACTGGCGGTGCCATCCGCGCATCTGGAACCGGATGCGTGGCTGGACAGCATAACCTCACTGCCCGCGCGCTGGTGCGCAAGCAATGCCTTTGGGCCCATTGAGAAGGGCATGCAGGCCGACTTCATCTGGCATGGCGCAACCGATATGGGCGACCTCATCAGCCGTCCCCGGAGCGAACGCATTGTCTATCGCAGCGGTGCGCCACTGCTGGCAGCAAACAACGATTGGAGAAACGCATGA
- the ltnD gene encoding L-threonate dehydrogenase, giving the protein MSAAVQDTTVSGKNFLLIGLGAMGYGMGRSLLRAGLRVDGFDLNAETQARFRTEAGLDRTLAEAAGEADGAILVVVNGAQTSEALFGANGLAERLKPGAVVISCATIDPQQAIAFEQRLAEKGILYLDAPISGGSARAAQGKLSIMASGRPEAFAKAEPALDAMAETLFRLGDKAGPGSAMKSVNQLLAGIHIAATAEAFAFGIAQGLDADQIMQVIPACAGSSWMFQNRGPYIADGDYRPHSAVDIFVKDLGIVTEAASGAALDLPVSQAALERYRAASAAGMGREGDVALVKLYAAQSGIDLPPKRYEDK; this is encoded by the coding sequence GTGAGCGCAGCAGTGCAGGACACCACCGTCAGCGGAAAAAACTTCCTTCTGATCGGCCTTGGCGCAATGGGCTACGGCATGGGCCGTTCGCTGCTGCGCGCCGGCCTTCGCGTGGACGGCTTTGACCTGAATGCAGAAACGCAGGCACGCTTCCGCACCGAAGCAGGGCTTGACCGCACGCTGGCAGAAGCTGCAGGCGAAGCGGATGGTGCGATCCTCGTTGTGGTCAACGGCGCACAGACAAGCGAGGCCCTGTTCGGCGCGAATGGCCTTGCCGAAAGGCTGAAGCCGGGTGCGGTGGTGATCAGTTGCGCCACCATCGACCCGCAGCAGGCTATCGCTTTCGAGCAACGGCTTGCAGAAAAGGGCATTCTCTATCTCGATGCCCCGATCTCCGGCGGTTCGGCACGCGCCGCGCAGGGCAAGCTTTCGATCATGGCCTCCGGAAGGCCGGAAGCTTTTGCAAAAGCTGAGCCTGCGCTGGATGCCATGGCCGAAACCCTGTTCCGGCTGGGCGACAAGGCCGGGCCCGGCTCGGCGATGAAGAGCGTCAACCAGCTTCTGGCCGGCATTCATATCGCGGCCACCGCGGAAGCCTTTGCCTTCGGCATCGCGCAGGGGCTGGATGCGGACCAGATCATGCAGGTCATTCCCGCCTGCGCGGGCTCCTCATGGATGTTCCAGAACCGTGGTCCCTACATTGCCGATGGCGACTACCGGCCGCATTCGGCGGTCGATATCTTCGTCAAGGATCTGGGCATCGTCACCGAAGCGGCTTCCGGCGCAGCGCTAGACCTGCCCGTTTCACAGGCCGCGCTTGAGCGCTACCGTGCTGCTTCCGCCGCAGGCATGGGGCGCGAAGGAGATGTGGCGCTGGTCAAACTCTACGCTGCCCAAAGCGGCATCGACCTGCCGCCGAAACGCTACGAGGACAAGTGA
- a CDS encoding TetR family transcriptional regulator C-terminal domain-containing protein, with the protein MGGLSAHHLRAQAMTQQKAENPEPQMSSPRDKVLERRRMILAAIRDAAIDEFASKGLIGASTQAIAQRAGLTKPQLHYYISSKEELYEDILVYILDEWQELFLSASTGDTPADVIRAYVHKKLEYGRRHPKASRLFTTEIANGAPVLGRHWAPYQASTKEAVKLIQSWVDQGLVRAVDPLLFQMHIWAVTQHYADFEVQVRNMMHLGDGEEPDYEQIEKEVASLFLRALGLE; encoded by the coding sequence ATGGGCGGCCTTTCTGCCCATCACCTTCGTGCACAGGCAATGACGCAGCAAAAGGCTGAAAATCCGGAACCGCAGATGTCGAGCCCCAGGGACAAGGTCCTTGAGCGCCGGCGCATGATCCTTGCCGCCATCCGCGATGCGGCAATAGATGAGTTTGCCAGCAAGGGACTCATCGGGGCTTCCACGCAAGCTATAGCCCAGCGTGCCGGACTGACCAAACCGCAGCTGCACTACTACATCTCCAGCAAAGAGGAGCTGTACGAGGACATACTGGTTTATATCCTCGACGAGTGGCAGGAGCTGTTTCTCAGCGCCTCCACCGGCGACACGCCTGCAGATGTCATCCGGGCCTATGTGCATAAAAAGCTGGAATATGGACGCAGACACCCCAAGGCCTCGCGCCTCTTTACCACCGAGATCGCGAATGGCGCGCCGGTACTGGGCCGCCACTGGGCACCTTATCAGGCTTCAACGAAAGAGGCGGTCAAGCTGATACAGTCCTGGGTCGATCAGGGACTGGTCAGAGCGGTCGATCCGCTGCTGTTCCAGATGCACATCTGGGCCGTTACCCAGCATTATGCGGATTTTGAAGTTCAGGTTCGCAACATGATGCATCTGGGGGATGGCGAGGAACCTGACTACGAGCAGATCGAGAAAGAGGTCGCCTCCCTTTTCCTGCGCGCGCTGGGGCTCGAATAG
- a CDS encoding NAD(P)/FAD-dependent oxidoreductase yields the protein MVERCIIVGAGHGGSQAAVSLRQEGYSGEIVLVSDEKDLPYHRPPLSKSYLKTPDAEGLVLRTEAVYRDNAVELELGICAERIDTSGKRLVLAGGRELEFSDLVLATGARARMPGLPGMDLDGVVTLRTMEDARRIRAAMPRVENVVIVGGGFIGMEMAHSCIGLGKSVTLIEAAPRVLARSVAPVVSAHVEQRSRSVGIDLITGAQLAAIHGENGRVAAVSTADGRRFDADMVVMGIGAVPNVELAADAGLEIANGIVVDPNLRSSAANIHAIGDCVSFDHHQLGTRVRLESVQNATDHARHVALALTGRARPYAEVAWFWSDQGDMKLQTAGLSAGADNCIGSGDPEANAFSVYHFSGQRLVAVDSINRPADHMIARRLLAAGISPTAADIAEGPQRLKQMASPARAG from the coding sequence ATGGTTGAAAGATGCATCATCGTGGGTGCCGGGCATGGCGGCTCGCAGGCCGCGGTCAGCCTGCGTCAGGAAGGATATTCCGGCGAGATCGTGCTGGTCAGCGATGAAAAGGACCTGCCGTATCATCGTCCGCCCCTGTCAAAATCCTACCTGAAGACCCCCGATGCGGAAGGGCTGGTGCTGCGCACGGAGGCCGTCTATCGCGACAATGCCGTAGAGCTGGAACTCGGCATATGTGCCGAACGGATCGATACGAGCGGGAAGCGGCTGGTTCTGGCTGGCGGGCGCGAGCTGGAATTCTCCGACCTCGTTCTGGCAACGGGTGCGCGGGCGAGGATGCCCGGGCTTCCCGGCATGGATCTCGATGGCGTCGTCACGCTGCGCACCATGGAAGACGCCCGCCGCATTCGTGCGGCGATGCCCCGGGTCGAGAATGTGGTGATTGTCGGCGGCGGTTTCATCGGCATGGAAATGGCGCATAGCTGCATCGGCCTCGGCAAGTCGGTTACGCTCATCGAAGCTGCGCCGCGGGTGCTTGCCCGTTCGGTCGCGCCGGTCGTTTCCGCCCATGTCGAGCAGCGCAGCCGATCTGTCGGCATCGACCTGATCACCGGCGCGCAGCTTGCCGCCATCCACGGCGAAAACGGGCGCGTTGCCGCCGTTTCCACCGCAGACGGCCGTCGTTTCGATGCAGACATGGTTGTGATGGGGATTGGCGCGGTGCCCAATGTGGAACTGGCCGCCGACGCGGGACTTGAAATCGCCAACGGCATCGTCGTCGATCCGAACCTGCGCAGCTCCGCAGCGAACATTCACGCCATCGGCGATTGCGTCAGCTTCGATCACCATCAGCTGGGAACGCGGGTCCGTCTGGAATCGGTGCAGAACGCAACCGACCATGCGCGGCATGTCGCGCTGGCCCTCACCGGGCGCGCACGTCCCTATGCCGAGGTTGCATGGTTCTGGTCCGATCAGGGCGACATGAAGCTTCAAACCGCCGGGCTGTCAGCCGGTGCGGACAATTGCATCGGATCGGGCGACCCCGAAGCCAACGCTTTCTCCGTCTATCATTTCAGCGGTCAAAGACTGGTCGCCGTCGATTCCATCAACCGGCCGGCGGATCATATGATCGCGCGCCGGCTTCTTGCAGCCGGCATCAGCCCCACGGCAGCGGATATCGCGGAAGGCCCCCAACGCCTCAAGCAAATGGCCAGCCCCGCCAGGGCAGGCTGA
- a CDS encoding ABC transporter permease — protein MTTETPVLNSEQNRRARIERRQAVIMPTMAIVIALLVWEGLVRYYEVPHYVIPAPSLIAQTLVKDWSSLMSSMMFTVRLTMLSLACAIAGGVLLGMIFALSRTVEMSFFPFAVILQVTPVVAIAPLILIYVRDTFTALLICAWIVAFFPILSNTVIGLRSADHNLRDLFKLYRATPLQRLRFLLAPSALPYFMAALKIAGGLALIGAVVAEFVAGTAGQNTGLASRILESSFRNEIPRMFAALFLVSVLGIVIFLATSWLSRLVLGRWHESEIRRET, from the coding sequence ATGACAACCGAGACGCCAGTACTCAATTCCGAACAAAACCGCCGCGCCCGCATCGAGCGCCGCCAGGCGGTCATCATGCCGACAATGGCCATCGTGATCGCCCTTCTCGTGTGGGAAGGGCTGGTCCGCTACTATGAGGTTCCTCACTACGTCATCCCCGCACCATCGCTGATCGCGCAAACGCTGGTGAAGGACTGGTCTTCGCTGATGAGCTCGATGATGTTCACGGTGAGGCTGACCATGCTTTCGCTGGCCTGCGCCATTGCCGGCGGCGTTCTGCTGGGCATGATCTTCGCCCTGTCCCGCACCGTGGAAATGAGCTTTTTCCCCTTCGCGGTGATCCTTCAGGTCACGCCCGTCGTGGCGATTGCGCCGCTGATCCTCATCTATGTGCGCGACACCTTCACCGCGCTGCTCATCTGCGCCTGGATCGTCGCCTTCTTCCCGATCCTGTCGAACACGGTGATCGGCCTGCGGAGCGCCGACCACAATCTACGCGACCTGTTCAAGCTCTACCGTGCGACGCCGTTGCAGCGCCTCCGCTTTCTGCTGGCGCCCAGCGCCCTGCCCTACTTCATGGCGGCGCTGAAGATCGCCGGCGGTCTGGCGCTGATCGGTGCTGTGGTGGCCGAGTTTGTCGCGGGCACCGCCGGCCAGAACACGGGCCTCGCCTCGCGCATTCTGGAATCCAGCTTCCGCAACGAGATCCCGCGCATGTTCGCGGCCCTGTTCCTCGTTTCGGTTCTCGGCATCGTCATCTTCCTCGCCACGAGCTGGCTGTCGCGCCTCGTGCTTGGACGCTGGCACGAAAGCGAAATCCGTCGGGAGACCTGA